AaagcatatttttttatcttcctTATTGGGAGTCTAACTTATTGCGCCACAATCTAGATGTTATGCATATTGAAAAGAATGTTTCCGACAATGTGTTATACACTTTGCTCAATGAGACTGGAAGGTCAAAGGATAATCTCAAAGCTCGTAAGGATCTTAAAGAAATGGGTATAAGGAAAGATTTAAGACCAGATGAAAATGGAGATATCATCCATCTTTGTTCACAATGTCTAATTCTATGAAAGATATATTCTTGCGTACTATAAAGAATATTAGAGTACCAGATGGTCTCTCGAGTAATATTTCACCTTGTGTTGACCTGGAGCAAAGAAAGCTTTCTGGATTAAAGAGCCATGATTGTCACGTCCTTATGCAGCAACTATTACCTATTGCCACATGTAATGTGCTACCAGATAAAGTTACTGCAGTGCTAATAGAGTTGTCTTCATTCTTTCAACAGCTGTGCTCTAAAAGCTTAAGTCTTACTGAATTTAAAAAGCTCCAACCTCGAATAATCGTTACCCTTTGTCATTTAGAAATGTTGttcccttcttctttctttacaATCATGGTTCATTTAACATGTCATCTAGTTGATGAAGCAAAACTTGGAGGACCAGTACACTATAGGTGGATATATCCTATTGAGAGGTAAATATCTCTTTTCAATCATTGTTCATTTAACTTGTCACTTAGTTATATCTTGCTTACTAAAGCCAATTATACAAACTAGGTATTCAGGATATTTGAAGTCCTATGTACGAAACAAAGCTAAATCAGAAGGTTCTATAGCTGAGGGATATGTGGCTGAAGAAGCTCTTACATTTTGTTCTCGATACTTAGAAGGGATTGAGATAAGATTTAATAGGCTACCACGTGTTGATGATCGTCTGGATGGTAATTACAGTACACATGTTGATTCGTTTTTTCCACAAATGGGTAACTTTAAGGGAGCTTTCACAGTATTTGAGTTGTCAcctatggaaaaaaaaaaacaagcacATCGTTATGTGGTTCTAAATTGTCCATATGTCAAACCGTTCattgagtaagtacttaaggatttgcgtacatattttttatttagagttAAATAGTTATTTAGTTAGAGTTAAACTTTCATATCTAACAGTGACTTTAAAGATTTTGTACGAAGACAATCTAAGGGTAGAAGGCCTTCAAATGTAGATATAGAAAAAAGAGTCAACAAAAAATTTGTTACTTGGTTTCCTACGTAGGTAAATAGAAAAGTGATAATTTTTTGCTAATATTGAACAGTGGATATAATAACTAATATGTTGTTCTATCATAATAGCTTATGAACCCAGACATTATAAATACTGTGCATGAGGATTTGAGATACTTAGTTAGAGGTTTATCACGATATGCCATGAGGTTTTCTACATTTAGTATCAATGGGCTCTCCTTTCGAACTACCAATCGAGACAATGAGTTAAAGACCCAGAATAGTGGAGTTTTCTTAATGTCTTCAACTCCTTGTGTTGCTAGCGCTAGTGATGCTAATGTTAGGAATGTTGATTTGTCATATTATGACAAATTAGAAGATATTATAGAACTAAACTACAATGGCCGATTTTGGGTTACTTTATTCAAATGTAAATGGGCTGACACCACTAGAGAACGGGACTGTAGAAAGGATAGTTGGGGTTTTACTTCTGTTAATTTTTCACGAGTAATACACAGTGGTGACCGAGAGGAGGATGATCCATATATTGAAGCCTCACAAGCTCGAATGGTGTATTTTGTCAATAATGAAGTGAATAAAGATTGGAGTGTTGTCGTACATTTGAAGCCAAGAGACTCATATTATATGGGGAAAATGAAGATGATGAAGCATGCGAGAATAAGCCATGGTTAGAGCAAAACATGGATTCTTTATTTGAAAATGGTGATAATCTATCATTGTTAAGAGATGAGATAGATGATGAACTACTAGATGATGACATTAGAGAAGACAAACACATGTCAGAATAGTTAGTAGGTTAAATTAATTTATGGTATGAAATTTATATTTAAGTTTTCATTTAGTTACAATTCACATTTTATCTAtacttattaattattttatttccaACTATTATTTTGGTGTTCTTGTGAGATCAACTAATGTTAGTAGGTTACATATAGTAGTGcctattaataaaattaaattatagtaGCACCTGTTGATATATACTAGTTACCAGGTCTTCAAATTGAGCGATAGAGTAGGTGAGATTAAGGGGAGGATCAAACTTAGCTACAGGGTCTATTCAAGTATGCTtgaaatttaagataaaaaataaaaaggacaGAAATGAAAATCTTGTGATTTGAAACCTGTAACTAATTTTGTTTGtaaattttacataaatatGTTGTTTAGATTCATTAATCAATTTAATGGAACTACTAAGCTTTGATGCacattttattctatatttattaattattgatttgatCTATTATGCAGATATGCTAAAACAAAAGAGGTACAAGAATCTACTTAAAGCAGCAGCATCTGCAAATTCTTCACAAGACAAGTCAATTGCAATTGCGAATTCATCCTGAGACAAGTCGGTAGCTTCAAATGCATCACAAGTCAAGTCCGCAGTAGCTACAAATTCCTCCCGAGACACATCGGCAGCTACAAATTTCTCCCGAGACAAGTTGGCAACAGCTACAAATTCCTCCCGAGACAAGTTGACAGGTTCAAATTCCTCCCGGGACAAGTTGGCAACTGCAAATTTCTTCCGAGACAAGTCAGCAGCTTCAAATTTCTCCCGAGACAAGTTGGTAGCTTCAAATTCCTCCAGAGACAAGTCGACAGCTATAAGTTCCTCCCAAGACAAGTCGGCACCAGCAGCAAGTTTATCCCGAGACAAGTCAGCAGCTTCAAATTCTTCTGAGCCATCATCAATTGCTCCAACTATATCGGAGCATCCATCCGAACCTAAACGTAAATGTGGACGTGAATCTAAACATTATTGGACTGTTGATGCCATAGGTATGTATAGATgttttattatgttattattatcaaattaagttcattaattaactaatataacaaaaagTTTCGTCTTTGAGCATGAAAGTCATTAATTAAACGTGCATGAAATTTCAAATATATTGCCATGAAGAAAAAGGAATAATAAGCCAAACTTTTATTTGTGCTTTCATGCCATTTCTAATGGGAAGGGAACGAAATTCTGGCTGCAATTCCCAAAAATTAAAGCATATTAACATTAACTAAACTGTATTTTACGGCTTTAGTTAAATAAGACTTTACCATTTTATTAGTACagctaattttatttattttattctttagtcgctcatttactcatttatttATACTCATTTCTCTATTTTAGATGAATATGAAGATAGTACACGCCTTCATTTATTAGTGAAGGATGTGCATAATTTGCCAGAAGGTTTGTGCATAGTTGTCAATTTTGATCAACATCATGCAGCAATAGAAGAAGCAGTTAGACTCCTTGCAGGAGCTTGTGGGCAATTGGCCACTGATTGTCTAGCATTTccaatcaattttgaaaagtggTCAGACATTCCAGCATgcttttttgaaaatcaatggaatatttttttttcctagTAAGAAGATTACTCAAACTCTAAAGCTTATTTCTTTGCCATTATTTAGTTATATTTGCTGGttaatatatattctttgtTATAATATTAAAGGCTCGATTTTGCTTCAAAGTGAGTGATAACTTAGCCAAACGATTTTTGCTCCAATTGTTTGGCAAAAAATAGAGggtgatgacaggtcatcatatacccatttttcaagctaaattcacttgttttattagcctttatgcactttcttgcatcctaagtaagtgatttggagtgaaaatgcataacttccttaaatcaaacaaccaccatgaaattaatgttaactcatgaggtttaagctgaatttaattgatttttaattgatttataagccttgtgaattcagtgatactttgagtggttgttttggtttattgtaggtgaagaaagaaagaaaaaaggaaagcgtggcttaagaaagcgtggcccaagagaggaaaagtgtggcgcatggaagggaggaaacaagcattgccctccacaagggcacactgccctctaggagggcaacataaggaaacaagccttgagaggcaacactaccctgcccacaacaagggcagATCACAAATTGGAGCCATGAATCAAGGAAATcaaaaacactgccctgccctcctcaagggcaatgtCGGGCTCA
The genomic region above belongs to Arachis stenosperma cultivar V10309 chromosome 5, arast.V10309.gnm1.PFL2, whole genome shotgun sequence and contains:
- the LOC130980854 gene encoding uncharacterized protein LOC130980854: MGHKFRLSRTKFNGKDELKDSPATLTGSEILEQLEGINVSFRKKLQTSKGRRTRQKIVEGDDESGMWRKKSIFFYLPYWESNLLRHNLDVMHIEKNVSDNVLYTLLNETGRSKDNLKARKDLKEMGIRKDLRPDENGDIIHLCSQYKVTAVLIELSSFFQQLCSKSLSLTEFKKLQPRIIVTLCHLEMLFPSSFFTIMVHLTCHLVDEAKLGGPVHYRWIYPIERYSGYLKSYVRNKAKSEGSIAEGYVAEEALTFCSRYLEGIEIRFNRLPRVDDRLDGNYSTHVDSFFPQMGNFKGAFTLMNPDIINTVHEDLRYLVRGLSRYAMRFSTFSINGLSFRTTNRDNELKTQNSGVFLMSSTPCVASASDANVRNVDLSYYDKLEDIIELNYNGRFWVTLFKCKWADTTRERDCRKDSWGFTSVNFSRVIHSGDREEDDPYIEASQARMVYFVNNEVNKDWSVVVHLKPRDSYYMGKMKMMKHARISHG